The following coding sequences lie in one Hyalangium minutum genomic window:
- a CDS encoding ABC transporter ATP-binding protein, with the protein MSGIQVQGLAKRFGDRTAVQGLTFDVRPGEVFGLLGPNGAGKTTTVRMLTGLLLPSEGEAFVWGHSVRTHGEQLRRTVGLLTEQPGLYDRLTARENLRFFMKLHELDEAAAWPRALAYLERFGLAARVDDPCGGFSKGMRQKLAIVRTLVHDPKVIFLDEPTSGLDPESARTVRDAVAELATEGRTIVLCSHNLSEVERLCTRAAIIQGRLLAMAPLSELRRAGQALDIRVEGDAERFRPALAALPFAPNVLSEGGRLKVMLSDDAQAPDVLAALVNAGARVHSAVPANRPLEEVYLELIRQGRG; encoded by the coding sequence TTGAGCGGCATCCAGGTTCAGGGACTCGCCAAGCGCTTTGGCGATCGGACGGCGGTGCAGGGGCTCACGTTCGACGTGCGCCCGGGCGAGGTGTTCGGCTTGCTCGGGCCCAACGGCGCCGGGAAGACGACCACGGTGCGCATGCTCACCGGGTTGCTCCTGCCCTCCGAGGGCGAGGCCTTCGTCTGGGGCCACTCGGTGCGCACTCACGGCGAGCAGCTGCGGCGCACCGTGGGCCTCCTCACCGAGCAGCCCGGGCTCTATGACCGGCTGACTGCCCGCGAGAACCTCCGCTTCTTCATGAAGCTGCACGAGCTGGACGAGGCCGCCGCATGGCCTCGCGCGCTCGCGTACCTGGAGCGCTTCGGGCTGGCCGCGCGCGTGGATGACCCATGCGGCGGCTTCTCCAAGGGCATGCGCCAGAAGCTGGCCATCGTCCGCACGCTGGTGCACGACCCGAAGGTCATCTTCCTGGACGAGCCCACCTCGGGCCTGGATCCCGAGTCCGCCCGCACCGTGCGCGATGCCGTGGCGGAGCTGGCCACCGAGGGGCGCACTATCGTCCTGTGCTCGCACAACCTGTCCGAGGTGGAGCGGCTGTGCACGCGCGCCGCCATCATCCAGGGCCGGCTGCTGGCCATGGCCCCGCTGAGCGAGCTGCGGCGCGCGGGGCAGGCGCTGGACATCCGCGTGGAGGGCGACGCCGAGCGCTTCCGTCCCGCCCTGGCCGCGCTGCCCTTCGCCCCCAACGTGCTGAGCGAGGGCGGTCGTCTCAAGGTCATGCTCTCCGACGATGCCCAGGCGCCGGACGTGCTGGCGGCCCTGGTGAACGCGGGCGCGCGGGTGCACAGCGCCGTGCCCGCCAACCGGCCGCTCGAAGAGGTCTACCTGGAGCTCATCCGACAGGGGAGGGGCTGA
- a CDS encoding biosynthetic peptidoglycan transglycosylase, which yields MSSDTLDPGAVNPPVARRRSPWRRRVLGVLLLGLLGFAVYEYVTLPSAEPLLKQNPETTALIDQRAAEARDAGRKPRRRQNWVSLSNVPKHVVYAVLTSEDASFYLHEGVDTVELEKAMQEAWKQGKLGRGASTITQQLAKNLWLSTDRSLFRKAKELILAHRLEEALPKSRILALYLNVVEWGDGVYGLEAGAREHFGVSTVSLSVAQGAILAAMLPAPRKRSPKSGSRALKKRAHWIIDQMQAAKRLPPEQASAAQAEIDRILSGKPESSDASEEEDS from the coding sequence ATGAGCAGTGACACGTTGGACCCAGGAGCCGTGAATCCCCCGGTGGCCAGGCGGCGCTCGCCCTGGCGGCGCCGGGTGTTGGGGGTGCTGCTGCTGGGGCTGCTGGGCTTCGCCGTCTACGAGTACGTCACGCTCCCCAGCGCGGAGCCCCTGCTGAAGCAGAACCCGGAGACCACGGCCCTCATCGATCAGCGCGCGGCCGAGGCCCGTGATGCGGGCCGCAAGCCTCGGCGGCGCCAGAACTGGGTCTCCCTGTCGAATGTCCCCAAGCACGTCGTCTACGCCGTGCTCACCTCGGAGGACGCCAGCTTCTACCTCCACGAGGGCGTCGACACCGTCGAGCTCGAGAAGGCCATGCAGGAGGCGTGGAAGCAGGGCAAGCTCGGCCGCGGCGCCTCCACCATCACCCAGCAGCTCGCCAAGAACCTCTGGCTCTCCACGGATCGCAGCCTGTTCCGCAAGGCCAAGGAGCTCATCCTCGCCCACCGCCTCGAGGAGGCTCTGCCCAAGAGCCGCATCCTCGCCCTGTACCTCAACGTGGTGGAGTGGGGGGACGGCGTCTACGGCCTCGAGGCCGGCGCCCGCGAGCACTTCGGCGTCTCCACCGTGAGCCTCTCCGTGGCTCAGGGCGCCATTCTCGCCGCCATGCTGCCTGCCCCGAGGAAGCGCTCACCCAAGTCCGGCTCCAGGGCGCTCAAGAAGCGCGCCCATTGGATCATCGATCAGATGCAGGCCGCCAAGCGCCTCCCGCCGGAGCAGGCCTCCGCCGCTCAAGCGGAGATCGACCGCATCCTCAGCGGCAAGCCTGAGTCTTCGGACGCCAGCGAGGAGGAGGACTCCTGA
- a CDS encoding glycosyltransferase family 39 protein, with product MASDGEQQQQQEQKPAPEQKPAPEPVPESFVEGLLGKDISTEKWFQRWVALPLSLRVVLLMGGLSLGVFLPYLGAVGLWDPWETHYGEVARMMVVRRDYVFPWWENAWFFSKPPMTMWMQALGIQVVDALRGTGELGRYTEWGMRTPFALLSAAAVTLLSLAVSRVVSVRAGLATGFVLVTMPLYFLLTRQTVTDTPFVTTMICAMACAFIGQLDDTTKHRSAWWYAFYVFLGLAVLAKGLLGVLPAAFLLIYALLAVIPWSWAAGQEHVRWLWSRTFRKEVREGKRAMPVLWGQMFRMRLGTGFLVFCGVAVPWYLTLSLFPEVDDEGKGFFYRFFIHDHLNRLTAGVHTTTPGGTFIYFIEQGGYAIFPWVALLPGAFAVVSRLKLRSASKADHLALLAVLWVAFSFWLLASSATKFHHYVFPILPGLAILIALFIDRLWKDGPAEHAVSLLFGLVLFILVGKDLAETPKNFTDLFVYNYDRPYPTELVTKPIPFWDSRSLWIGDFVTAALLALGAYLVIEVFVPKSGDKKAKAAAGSEATATPATATVETAPAEAKPEPALAAPVTAVAKDAAEPQAAEAPAPAAGTEAQASETPATAVTTEAKAPEAPATAVASTAGKAAEDVTGSRSTAIATLLCGGAMLVPMYTEGKVTAMGPLGVAGLVTAAFCVFEALRGPKALRTSRLLYAAAWAVAGGGLAAAGFGRPIGTDALLRALQEPINVRKGMGFVFAVAGVLAVVAALKQARVMLFGVFWAFAICFACWFNWNHWVKLSHHWTQRDLFWRYYRQHRPGEPIAAFQMNWRGETFYSRNTVEQFRLGDANVRLRNFVAQPGREWVLVEHGRLTALTSAVGADKKVTIIDRDINNKFVLVAVD from the coding sequence GTGGCGAGTGACGGCGAGCAGCAACAACAGCAGGAGCAGAAGCCCGCGCCCGAGCAGAAGCCCGCGCCCGAGCCGGTCCCGGAGAGCTTCGTCGAGGGGCTGCTCGGCAAGGACATCTCCACGGAGAAGTGGTTCCAGCGCTGGGTGGCGCTGCCACTGTCGCTCCGGGTGGTGCTGCTGATGGGGGGGCTGTCGCTCGGGGTGTTCCTGCCCTACCTGGGCGCGGTGGGACTGTGGGACCCCTGGGAGACGCACTACGGCGAGGTGGCGCGGATGATGGTGGTCCGCCGCGACTACGTGTTCCCCTGGTGGGAGAACGCGTGGTTCTTCTCCAAGCCGCCCATGACGATGTGGATGCAGGCGCTGGGCATTCAGGTGGTGGATGCCTTGCGCGGCACCGGCGAGCTGGGCCGCTACACCGAGTGGGGCATGCGCACGCCGTTTGCCCTGCTGAGCGCCGCCGCGGTGACGCTGCTGTCGTTGGCGGTGTCGCGCGTGGTGAGCGTGCGTGCGGGCTTGGCCACGGGCTTCGTGCTCGTCACCATGCCGCTCTACTTCCTGCTCACCCGGCAGACCGTGACGGACACCCCGTTCGTCACCACGATGATCTGCGCCATGGCGTGCGCGTTCATCGGCCAGCTCGATGACACGACGAAGCACCGCAGTGCCTGGTGGTACGCCTTCTACGTCTTCCTGGGCCTGGCCGTGCTGGCCAAGGGCCTGTTGGGCGTGTTGCCCGCGGCCTTCCTGCTGATCTACGCGCTGCTGGCCGTCATCCCCTGGAGCTGGGCCGCGGGCCAGGAGCACGTGCGCTGGCTGTGGAGCCGCACCTTCCGCAAGGAGGTGCGCGAGGGCAAGCGCGCCATGCCCGTGCTCTGGGGGCAGATGTTCCGCATGCGCCTGGGCACCGGCTTCCTGGTGTTCTGCGGGGTGGCGGTGCCCTGGTATCTCACCCTCAGCCTGTTCCCCGAGGTGGATGACGAGGGCAAGGGCTTCTTCTACCGCTTCTTCATCCACGACCACCTGAACCGGCTCACGGCGGGCGTGCACACCACCACCCCGGGCGGCACTTTCATCTACTTCATCGAGCAGGGCGGCTACGCCATCTTCCCCTGGGTGGCGCTGCTGCCCGGCGCCTTCGCGGTGGTGTCCCGGCTGAAGCTGCGCTCGGCCTCGAAGGCGGACCACCTGGCGCTGCTCGCCGTGCTGTGGGTGGCCTTCAGCTTCTGGCTGCTGGCCTCGAGCGCCACGAAGTTCCACCACTACGTGTTCCCCATCCTCCCCGGGCTGGCGATCCTCATCGCGCTCTTCATCGACCGGCTGTGGAAGGACGGACCCGCCGAGCATGCCGTCAGTCTGCTCTTCGGGCTCGTGCTCTTCATCCTCGTGGGCAAGGATCTGGCGGAGACGCCCAAGAACTTCACGGACCTCTTCGTCTACAACTACGACCGCCCGTACCCCACCGAGCTCGTCACCAAGCCCATTCCGTTCTGGGATTCTCGGTCGCTGTGGATCGGCGACTTCGTGACGGCCGCCTTGCTGGCGCTGGGGGCGTACCTCGTGATCGAGGTCTTCGTTCCCAAGAGCGGCGACAAGAAGGCCAAGGCCGCCGCAGGCTCGGAGGCCACTGCCACTCCGGCCACCGCCACCGTGGAGACTGCTCCAGCCGAGGCCAAGCCCGAGCCCGCGCTGGCCGCTCCGGTCACGGCTGTCGCCAAGGACGCGGCGGAGCCCCAGGCCGCGGAGGCTCCGGCCCCTGCGGCAGGGACCGAGGCCCAGGCTTCGGAGACTCCCGCCACGGCCGTGACGACGGAGGCCAAGGCCCCAGAGGCTCCGGCCACGGCCGTCGCGAGCACAGCGGGCAAAGCCGCCGAGGATGTCACCGGCTCTCGCTCCACCGCGATCGCGACGCTGCTGTGCGGCGGCGCCATGCTGGTTCCCATGTACACCGAGGGGAAGGTGACGGCCATGGGGCCGCTGGGCGTGGCGGGCCTCGTGACGGCCGCCTTCTGTGTCTTCGAGGCCCTGCGTGGCCCGAAGGCGCTGCGCACCTCGCGCCTGCTCTACGCGGCCGCATGGGCGGTCGCCGGAGGCGGACTCGCCGCCGCAGGCTTCGGCAGGCCCATCGGCACGGACGCGCTGCTCCGAGCCCTCCAGGAGCCCATCAACGTGAGGAAGGGCATGGGCTTCGTCTTCGCCGTGGCGGGCGTGCTCGCGGTGGTGGCCGCGCTCAAGCAGGCCCGGGTGATGCTCTTCGGTGTCTTCTGGGCCTTCGCCATCTGCTTCGCGTGCTGGTTCAACTGGAACCACTGGGTGAAGCTGTCCCACCACTGGACGCAGCGGGACCTCTTCTGGCGCTACTACCGCCAGCACCGCCCGGGCGAGCCCATCGCCGCGTTCCAGATGAACTGGCGCGGAGAGACGTTCTACTCGCGCAACACGGTGGAGCAGTTCCGCCTGGGCGATGCCAACGTGCGCCTGCGCAACTTCGTGGCCCAGCCGGGCCGCGAGTGGGTGCTCGTGGAGCACGGCCGTCTGACGGCGCTCACCAGCGCTGTGGGCGCCGACAAGAAGGTCACCATCATCGACCGCGACATCAACAACAAGTTCGTCCTGGTGGCCGTCGATTGA
- a CDS encoding response regulator — translation MGPILIVDDEFGIVEALEGFLQDEGYRTATALNGQQALEKMRAERPALVLLDYMLPVLNGPAVLEAMKADPQLRDVPVVLMSASPPKLWRHLPAQEFLPKPFGLAPLVSIVRRYVGEPPAH, via the coding sequence ATGGGGCCCATCCTCATCGTCGATGACGAGTTCGGCATCGTCGAAGCCCTCGAGGGCTTCCTCCAGGACGAGGGCTATCGCACCGCCACGGCCCTCAACGGCCAGCAGGCCCTGGAGAAGATGAGAGCGGAGCGCCCGGCGCTGGTGCTGCTCGACTACATGCTGCCGGTGCTCAACGGCCCTGCCGTGCTGGAGGCCATGAAGGCCGATCCGCAGCTGCGCGACGTTCCCGTGGTGCTCATGAGCGCCAGCCCGCCGAAGCTGTGGCGGCACCTGCCCGCCCAGGAGTTCCTCCCCAAGCCCTTCGGGCTGGCCCCGCTCGTTTCGATCGTGCGACGCTACGTAGGTGAGCCTCCTGCGCACTGA
- a CDS encoding ABC transporter permease subunit, giving the protein MAFRPKRALAVFWKDFLDLRKNLGLLLSMTVLPLVFICVPIGVVWTYVQRPDDPNLRVIAQYYDKALPLGANAARFLIDRTLTDWFGMFLVMPVFVPILISSQSVAGEKERRTLEPLLASPVTAAELVAGKSLASLVPAVGISWVAFVLFCIGVDVVAWPMVKGPLMPNTLWTFGIFVLAPLFAFFGNGVAVLISARVSEARTAQQLSALVVLPLVGLVGGQVAGLLTAGMGYYAVQGAVVLLLDAVLLVASIRLLDRERLISRWG; this is encoded by the coding sequence ATGGCGTTCCGGCCCAAGCGCGCGCTGGCGGTCTTCTGGAAAGACTTCCTGGACCTGCGAAAAAACCTGGGGCTGCTGCTGTCCATGACGGTGCTGCCCCTGGTCTTCATCTGCGTGCCCATCGGCGTGGTGTGGACGTACGTGCAGCGGCCGGATGATCCGAACCTGCGCGTCATCGCTCAGTACTACGACAAGGCCCTGCCGCTGGGCGCCAATGCGGCGCGCTTCCTGATCGACCGGACGCTCACCGACTGGTTCGGCATGTTCCTGGTCATGCCCGTCTTCGTCCCCATCCTCATCTCTTCGCAGAGCGTGGCGGGGGAGAAGGAGCGGCGGACCCTGGAGCCGCTGTTGGCCTCGCCCGTGACGGCCGCCGAACTGGTGGCCGGCAAGAGCCTGGCCTCGCTGGTGCCCGCTGTGGGGATCTCCTGGGTGGCCTTCGTTCTCTTCTGCATCGGCGTGGATGTGGTGGCGTGGCCCATGGTGAAGGGGCCGCTGATGCCCAACACACTGTGGACCTTCGGCATCTTCGTGCTCGCGCCCCTGTTCGCCTTCTTCGGCAACGGGGTGGCGGTGCTGATCTCCGCCCGCGTGTCCGAGGCCCGCACCGCCCAGCAGCTCTCCGCGCTCGTGGTGCTCCCGCTGGTGGGGCTCGTGGGAGGCCAGGTGGCCGGCCTCCTGACCGCAGGGATGGGCTACTACGCCGTGCAAGGCGCTGTGGTGCTCCTGCTGGACGCCGTGCTGCTGGTGGCCAGCATCCGGCTGCTGGATCGCGAGCGCCTCATCAGCCGCTGGGGCTGA
- a CDS encoding immunity 52 family protein → MIETYYAGSYWLARPESAQACAQRAERFFHLLGRCDSAWTRWYESADSLEEARKLEFTTDAVNFQKLFAQRESQIGDGFLFHLWTGDDLEEMSGVDGNCGHSSLHLSSTCVLKTYGEGSLGERVLTAPVMTDVLRVMALAWDPEWGVATSDAHRDAAVEGFPHAGTFVGWVMYFSRLRGTVPPLPAPVRIEPVEDKGTLVILTPERFTVSNPEHVALAARVHELLDRAGLLRKLQPWPTGPR, encoded by the coding sequence ATGATTGAGACCTATTACGCGGGTTCGTATTGGCTCGCCCGGCCTGAGTCCGCCCAGGCATGCGCACAACGCGCGGAACGTTTTTTCCACCTCCTGGGGCGCTGCGACTCGGCATGGACCCGCTGGTATGAGTCCGCGGATTCTCTCGAGGAAGCACGCAAGCTCGAGTTCACGACAGATGCGGTGAACTTCCAGAAGCTGTTCGCACAGAGGGAGAGCCAGATTGGGGATGGCTTTTTATTCCACTTGTGGACGGGCGACGATCTGGAAGAGATGTCCGGTGTTGATGGCAACTGCGGTCATTCCTCCCTGCACCTTTCGTCCACCTGCGTACTCAAGACCTACGGAGAGGGTTCTCTCGGAGAGCGAGTGCTGACTGCACCCGTGATGACGGACGTCTTGCGGGTCATGGCACTGGCTTGGGACCCAGAGTGGGGAGTTGCAACCTCTGATGCGCATCGGGATGCAGCGGTCGAGGGGTTTCCCCATGCGGGCACGTTCGTCGGGTGGGTCATGTACTTCTCGCGGCTGCGCGGCACGGTGCCCCCACTGCCTGCTCCCGTGCGTATCGAGCCTGTGGAGGACAAGGGGACCCTCGTCATCCTCACCCCTGAGCGCTTCACTGTCTCCAACCCAGAGCACGTTGCCCTCGCCGCGCGCGTCCACGAACTGCTGGATCGGGCAGGGCTGTTGAGGAAGTTGCAGCCCTGGCCGACAGGGCCGCGCTGA
- a CDS encoding SPFH domain-containing protein has protein sequence MGIFDSIKGEAKRNFIARADEAKGEIIYKYPEKNIRMLTQLTVDADEIALFVKDGKVEGKLGPGRHTLDSKNIPFLSRLLESFTGGNMFMTEVFFVSTREHPGVKFGGPIGDVRDPETGLGIGTMVYGDFSIRVTEPEKLVVGLVGMGRASNDDFLGWFKSQVLKVIKDRIAELLVKKRWPLLDVTSGAYTEEIETEVIAGVKPHVDTYGLTVVRLGNFHVSIKEEDEATLKKFSKDAAYSRMAGGFQQYAQGQAMLGASEGMAKGGGGGSDGALSGMGMGMGMGMAQMFMNNQNQQRQAPPPAAEAAPPADTRSPAQRLKEIKELLDAGVLSEEEYKAKRAELMKLL, from the coding sequence ATGGGCATTTTCGATTCGATCAAGGGCGAGGCGAAGCGCAACTTCATTGCCCGCGCGGACGAAGCCAAGGGCGAGATCATCTACAAGTATCCGGAGAAGAACATCCGGATGCTGACCCAGCTCACCGTGGACGCTGACGAGATTGCGCTCTTCGTCAAGGACGGCAAGGTTGAGGGCAAGCTGGGGCCCGGACGCCACACGCTGGACAGCAAGAACATCCCCTTCCTGTCCCGGCTGCTGGAGAGCTTCACCGGCGGCAACATGTTCATGACGGAGGTCTTCTTCGTCTCCACGCGCGAGCACCCGGGCGTGAAGTTCGGCGGCCCCATCGGTGACGTGCGCGACCCGGAGACGGGCCTGGGCATCGGCACCATGGTGTACGGCGACTTCTCCATCCGCGTCACCGAGCCGGAGAAGCTGGTGGTGGGCCTGGTCGGCATGGGCCGCGCCAGCAACGATGACTTCCTGGGCTGGTTCAAGAGCCAGGTCCTCAAGGTCATCAAGGATCGCATCGCCGAGCTGCTGGTGAAGAAGCGCTGGCCGCTGCTCGACGTGACGAGCGGCGCGTACACCGAGGAGATCGAGACCGAGGTGATCGCCGGCGTGAAGCCGCACGTGGACACCTACGGGCTCACCGTGGTGCGCCTGGGCAACTTCCACGTCAGCATCAAGGAGGAGGACGAGGCGACGCTGAAGAAGTTCTCCAAGGATGCGGCGTACTCGCGCATGGCGGGCGGCTTCCAGCAGTACGCGCAGGGCCAGGCGATGCTGGGTGCCTCCGAGGGCATGGCCAAGGGCGGTGGTGGCGGCTCCGACGGCGCCCTGTCCGGCATGGGCATGGGCATGGGCATGGGCATGGCGCAGATGTTCATGAACAACCAGAACCAGCAGCGCCAGGCACCGCCTCCTGCGGCCGAGGCGGCTCCTCCGGCGGACACGCGCAGCCCGGCGCAGCGCCTGAAGGAGATCAAGGAGCTGCTCGACGCGGGCGTCCTCTCCGAGGAGGAGTACAAGGCCAAGCGCGCGGAGCTGATGAAGCTCCTGTAA
- a CDS encoding ATPase domain-containing protein has protein sequence MIENKPLQTERLPTGVPGLDTLLHGGFVQGGVYMLLGMPGAGKTILANQVCFHHVRQGGRALYVTLLAESHTRMIGNMRVLGFFDPSQIADSLAYLSAYSVLEEGGLDALLDLLRREMKSHRASLLILDGLVAAEELAPTERAFKKFIHGLQVIIGLMGCTTLLLTTGGGLGLKAEHTMVDGLIVLRERTYGVRSARQLTIRKFRGSGHYRGVHSFDITPRGIVVYPRLEAMVQEGGLPDPPSGGRMGFGIAGLDAMLHGGIFQGSTTMLLGSSGSGKSLMGIHFLAEGARRGELSHYFAFYDSPQRVLAQTDGVGLDLRPLLAKGHLELSFRPPAEQRIDAIGSELLALIREHKVRRIFLDGFDALSKAVVHRDRAARFMAALVNECRARGVTLVFTAETESVFGIDLTLPVRGVSMLCENLFFLRSVEVRAELRRFISILKLRTSGYDPALREIVINDSGVQIGEPIDNAQLLMSGLSLESSLQRAPRKRRPKLRGK, from the coding sequence ATGATCGAGAACAAACCTCTACAAACCGAGCGCCTCCCCACGGGCGTTCCCGGCCTCGACACCCTCTTGCACGGAGGCTTCGTGCAGGGCGGCGTCTACATGTTGCTGGGCATGCCGGGCGCGGGGAAGACCATCCTGGCCAACCAGGTGTGCTTCCACCACGTGCGCCAGGGCGGCCGGGCGCTCTACGTCACCCTGCTCGCCGAGTCCCACACGCGGATGATCGGCAACATGCGCGTCCTGGGATTCTTCGATCCCTCGCAGATCGCCGACTCCCTGGCGTACCTGAGCGCCTACTCCGTGCTCGAGGAGGGAGGCCTGGACGCGTTGCTGGACTTGCTCCGCCGCGAGATGAAGTCGCACCGGGCCTCGCTGCTCATCCTCGACGGGCTGGTGGCGGCCGAGGAGCTGGCGCCCACCGAGCGCGCCTTCAAGAAGTTCATCCACGGCCTCCAGGTCATCATCGGGCTGATGGGCTGCACCACCCTGCTGCTCACCACGGGCGGAGGCCTAGGCCTCAAGGCCGAGCACACCATGGTGGACGGCCTGATCGTCTTGCGTGAGCGCACCTACGGCGTCAGGTCCGCGCGCCAGCTGACCATCCGCAAGTTCCGCGGCAGCGGCCACTACCGTGGCGTGCACAGCTTCGACATCACCCCCCGGGGCATCGTCGTTTACCCCCGGCTCGAGGCGATGGTGCAGGAAGGAGGCCTTCCGGATCCGCCCTCGGGGGGCCGCATGGGCTTTGGCATCGCCGGCCTGGACGCCATGCTCCACGGCGGCATCTTCCAGGGCTCCACCACCATGCTCCTGGGCTCGTCCGGCAGCGGGAAGTCCCTGATGGGCATCCACTTCCTCGCGGAAGGCGCCCGCCGGGGCGAGCTCAGCCACTACTTCGCCTTCTACGACTCGCCGCAGCGGGTGCTGGCGCAGACCGACGGCGTGGGGCTCGACCTGCGGCCCCTCCTCGCGAAGGGGCACCTCGAGCTGAGCTTCCGGCCCCCCGCGGAGCAGCGCATCGATGCCATCGGGAGCGAGCTGCTCGCGCTGATCCGTGAGCACAAGGTCCGCCGTATCTTCCTGGACGGCTTCGATGCCTTGAGCAAGGCCGTCGTCCACCGCGATCGCGCCGCCCGCTTCATGGCCGCACTCGTCAACGAGTGCCGCGCCCGGGGCGTCACCCTGGTGTTCACGGCCGAGACGGAGTCGGTGTTCGGCATCGACCTGACCCTCCCGGTACGGGGCGTCTCCATGCTCTGCGAGAACCTCTTCTTCCTCCGAAGCGTGGAGGTCCGCGCGGAGCTGCGGCGCTTCATCTCCATCCTGAAGCTGCGCACCAGTGGCTATGATCCCGCCCTGCGCGAGATCGTCATCAACGACAGCGGCGTTCAGATTGGTGAACCCATCGACAACGCCCAGCTGTTGATGTCGGGCCTGTCCCTGGAGTCCTCCCTCCAGCGCGCGCCTCGCAAGCGCCGGCCGAAGCTCCGAGGCAAGTAG
- a CDS encoding alpha-amylase C-terminal beta-sheet domain-containing protein, translating to MLKKWMKNLLVLVGLSALVLTAPQAGAGTLDGNSQDVLLQGFHWYSYQTYPWWGVIQNNAANIKNAGFTMVWLPPPSDAASNEGYLPRRLELLDSKYGTQANLVSALSALNNNGVKPIADIVINHRVGTANWADFTLPTWGADSVCRGDEWTGATGNTDTGDGYSAARDIDHTKVYVQDSIVNWMNTKLKSIGFAGWRYDYVKGYNGSYVGSYNSRTAPYFSVGELWTDLDLNNPNPHRQLLMNWLDATGGRSGAFDFTTKGLLQQAVQYNEFWRLKDSAGAPAGAIGWWAAKSVTFIDNHDTGPSTPSGGQNHWPFPGDKILQGYAYILTHPGIPTVYWVHYFDWGTANQAAIKTMISIRKSKGIHSTSAVSIQAADSSKYAAIITGTAGKVAMKLGNGPWSPGTGWTLATSGTNYAIWTQ from the coding sequence ATGTTGAAAAAGTGGATGAAGAACCTGCTGGTGCTGGTGGGCCTGTCGGCACTGGTGCTCACGGCGCCGCAGGCGGGCGCGGGAACGCTGGACGGCAACAGCCAGGACGTGCTGCTGCAGGGCTTCCACTGGTACTCGTACCAGACGTACCCGTGGTGGGGCGTCATCCAGAACAACGCGGCGAACATCAAGAACGCCGGGTTCACCATGGTGTGGCTGCCGCCGCCGAGCGACGCCGCCTCCAACGAGGGCTACCTGCCGCGCCGGCTGGAGCTGCTGGACAGCAAGTACGGCACGCAGGCGAACCTGGTGAGCGCGCTGTCCGCGCTGAACAACAACGGGGTGAAGCCCATCGCGGACATCGTCATCAACCACCGCGTGGGTACCGCCAACTGGGCGGACTTCACCCTGCCCACGTGGGGCGCGGACTCGGTGTGCCGCGGGGACGAGTGGACGGGCGCCACGGGCAACACGGACACGGGCGATGGCTACAGCGCCGCGCGCGACATCGACCACACGAAGGTCTACGTGCAGGACAGCATCGTCAACTGGATGAACACGAAGCTGAAGAGCATCGGGTTCGCCGGGTGGCGGTATGACTACGTGAAGGGCTACAACGGCTCGTACGTGGGCTCGTACAACAGCCGCACCGCGCCGTACTTCTCGGTGGGCGAGCTGTGGACGGACCTGGACCTGAACAACCCCAACCCGCACCGTCAGCTCCTCATGAACTGGCTGGACGCGACGGGCGGCAGGTCGGGCGCGTTCGACTTCACGACGAAGGGCCTGCTGCAGCAGGCGGTGCAGTACAACGAGTTCTGGCGGCTGAAGGACTCGGCGGGGGCTCCGGCGGGCGCCATCGGCTGGTGGGCGGCCAAGTCCGTCACCTTCATCGACAACCACGACACGGGCCCGAGCACCCCGAGCGGCGGGCAGAACCACTGGCCGTTCCCGGGGGACAAGATCCTCCAGGGCTACGCGTACATCCTGACGCACCCGGGCATCCCGACGGTGTACTGGGTGCACTACTTCGACTGGGGCACGGCGAACCAGGCGGCCATCAAGACGATGATCTCCATCCGCAAGTCGAAGGGCATCCACAGCACCTCGGCGGTGAGCATCCAGGCGGCGGACAGCTCCAAGTACGCGGCGATCATCACCGGCACCGCGGGCAAGGTGGCGATGAAGCTCGGCAACGGCCCGTGGTCTCCGGGCACGGGCTGGACGCTGGCCACCTCGGGCACCAACTACGCCATCTGGACGCAGTAA